In one Gallus gallus isolate bGalGal1 chromosome 20, bGalGal1.mat.broiler.GRCg7b, whole genome shotgun sequence genomic region, the following are encoded:
- the TP53RK gene encoding EKC/KEOPS complex subunit TP53RK isoform X1 — MLWRRKQGQNGLAAPPRLPQQSVFYSHGLLEREVWRLQSSGFSLRHGAPSAAPQAARAGRPSPTWSCGPGDTQGTGDTHGTGAGAPAVPGGGCGAAPCPGGGFAADSLAQSEERAEFGAFRRRSPKIAGSGERRACAVSRRGPVMAAAAGDAGAAGAEDGAAGPVRDGAERGEPGPGAVEAAPPPLPGLQLVQQGAEARVYRGSFLGRAAVAKLRFPKLYRHPALEERLSRRRTAQEARSLLRCRRAGIPAPVVYFVDYASNCIYLEDIVGAIAVQDHIYSVQRSGSDASSLLGLAEKMGQLLARMHDEDLIHGDLTTSNVLLRPPVERLDLVLIDFGLSFISGLPEDKGVDLYVLEKAFLSTHPDTETVFQALLQSYAAASKKSSPVIKRLDEVRLRGRKRSMIG, encoded by the exons ATGTTGTGGAGGAGAAAACAAGGACAAAATGGACTCGCGGCACCGCCGAGGCTGCCACAGCAATCGGTGTTTTATTCGCACGGTCTCTTGGAGCGGGAGGTGTGGCGGCTGCAAAGCAGCGGCTTCTCATTGCGCCACGGAGCCCCGAGCGCTGCTCCCCAGGCGGCGAGGGCTGGCCGGCCTTCACCCACGTGGAGCTGTGGGCCTGGGGACACCCAAGGAACAGGAGACACCCACGGTACCGGAGCGGGAGCTCCGGCGGTGCCCGGTGGGGGATGCGGGGCCGCGCCGTGCCCGGGGGGCGGTTTTGCGGCGGATTCCCTCGCGCAGTCGGAGGAGCGCGCCGAGTTCGGCGCTTTCCGGCGGCGGTCGCCGAAGATTGCCGGAAGCGGCGAGCGACGCGCATGCGCGGTGTCGCGGCGGGGCCCGGtgatggcggcggcggcgggcgacGCGGGCGCGGCGGGGGCGGAGGACGGGGCCGCGGGCCCGGTGCGGGACGGGGCCGAGAGGGGCGAGCCGGGCCCCGGCGCGGTCGAGGCGGCGCCGCCACCGCTGCCGGGGCTGCAGCTGGTGCAGCAGGGCGCCGAGGCGCGCGTCTACCGGGGGAGCTTCCTGGGGCGCGCGGCCGTGGCCAAGCTCCGCTTCCCCAAGCTGTACCGGCACCCGGCGCTGGAGGAGCGGCTCAGCCGGCGGCGCACGGCGCAGGAGGCGCGATCCCTGCTGCGCTGCCGGCGGGCAG gGATCCCGGCTCCCGTGGTCTACTTCGTGGATTACGCGTCCAACTGCATTTATCTGGAAGATATCGTTGGCGCGATCGCTGTTCAGGATCACATCTACTCCGTGCAGCGGAGCGGCAGCGATGCCAGCAGCCTCCTCGGCTTGGCGGAGAAGATGGGCCAGCTGCTGGCCAGGATGCACGACGAGGACCTCATCCACGGGGACCTCACGACGTCCAACGTGCTGCTGCGGCCGCCCGTGGAGCGGCTGGACTTGGTGCTGATTGACTTTGGGCTCAGCTTTATTTCGGGTCTTCCCGAGGATAAAGGAGTCGATCTGTACGTGCTGGAAAAAGCCTTCCTTAGTACCCATCCCGATACGGAAACTGTGTTTcaggctctgctgcagagctaCGCGGCCGCCTCTAAGAAATCCAGCCCGGTGATCAAACGTCTGGATGAGGTGCGGCTCAGGGGGAGGAAGAGGTCCATGATTGGGTAA
- the SLC13A3 gene encoding solute carrier family 13 member 3 isoform X1 — protein MAALGALVKKAWSVRRAVVLLGAPLALLPVLLSLPAKEGRCLYVILLMALYWCTEALPLAVTALLPIVLFPFLGILPSNKVCPQYFLDTNFLFLSGLIMASAIEEWNLHRRIALRVLMCVGVQPARLILGMMLTTSFLSMWLSNTASTAMMLPIANAILKSLFGEKDTSKEMSRENEETQASQEKMALQQVCLAFGRPSLRAPLQQNKLYTVPTEMQFLASTEDKDLAEEKEITSDVLSDLKKEEEYKNNIWKGFLISIPYAASIGGTATLTGTAPNLILLGQLKSYFPECDVVNFGSWFMFAFPLMLIFLLMGWLWISILYGGINLRGWRAKKSNLRVDAEARAREVIKEDYQKLGPTKFAEQAIFFFFFMFAVMLFSRDPKFIPGWASFFAPGFISDAVTGITIVIILFFFPSQKPSLKWWFDFKAPNTETQPLLTWRKAQETVPWNIILLLGGGFAMAKGCEESGLSVWIGGRLHPLEGVPPPVAVILITIVIALFTEFASNTATIIIFLPVLAELAIRLKVNPLYLMIPGTIGCSYAFMLPVSTPPNSIAFSSGHLMVKDMARTGLLMNLMGVLLLSLAMNTWAKSIFQLGTFPAWANIHAENATSLLPAVENVTLSALNKI, from the exons ATGGCGGCGCTGGGGGCGCTGGTGAAGAAGGCGTGGAGCGTGCGGCGTGccgtggtgctgctgggggcgCCGCTGGCGCTGCTGCCCGTGCTGCTCAGCCTGCCCGCCAAG GAAGGAAGATGTCTCTACGTGATCCTACTGATGGCACTGTATTGGTGCACGGAGGCACTGCCCCTGGCtgtgacagctctgctgcccatcgtcctctttcccttcctggGCATCCTCCCATCTAACAAAGTTTGCCCGCAGTATTTTTTAGACACCAATTTCCTCTTTCTCAGTGGTTTGATCATGGCATCAGCCATCGAGGAGTGGAATTTGCACCGCAGGATCGCACTCCGGGTGCTGATGTGTGTGGGAGTGCAGCCAGCCAG aCTAATTTTAGGGATGATGTTGACGACGTCTTTCCTGTCTATGTGGTTAAGTAACACTGCCTCCACTGCTATGATGCTTCCAATTGCAAATGCAATTTTGAAAAGCCTCTTTGGGGAGAAAGACACATCTAAGGAGATGAGcagggaaaatgaagaaacacaaG CTTCACAGGAGAAGATGGCCCTGCAGCAAGTCTGCCTTGCCTTTGGCAGACCTTCTTTGAGAG caccTTTACAGCAGAATAAACTTTACACTGTACCAACTGAGATGCAGTTTCTGGCAAGTACTGAGGA CAAAGATCTGGCGGAGGAGAAGGAGATCACCAGCGACGTTCTCTCAGACttaaagaaggaggaagagtACAAAAATAACATATGGAAAGGCTTCCTCATCTCCATCCCGTATGCAGCCAGCATTGGGGGGACAGCAACGCTGACGGGAACCGCACCAAACCTCATCCTTCTGGGACAGCTGAAGAG TTATTTTCCAGAATGTGATGTGGTGAACTTTGGTTCTTGGTTTATGTTTGCATTTCCTTTaatgctgatttttcttctcatggGATGGCTATGGATCTCCATCCTGTACGGAGGAATTAATCTGAG GGGCTGGAGAGCAAAAAAGTCAAATCTAAGAGTGGATGCGGAAGCCCGGGCCAGAGAAGTGATAAAGGAGGACTACCAGAAACTGGGCCCGACAAA GTTTGCGGAACAggcaattttcttcttcttcttcatgttTGCTGTCATGCTTTTCTCCAGGGATCCCAAATTCATTCCAGGCTGGGCCAGCTTCTTTGCACCGGG GTTTATCTCTGACGCGGTTACAGGAATCACCATTGTGATCATACTGTTCTTCTTCCCCTCACAAAAACCTTCCCTCAAGTGGTGGTTTGACTTCAAAG CACCAAACACTGAGACGCAGCCCCTGCTGACGTGGAGGAAGGCCCAGGAAACAGTGCCCTGGAACATCATCCTGCTGCTCGGAGGGGGCTTCGCCATGGCAAAGGGCTGTGAG GAGTCTGGTCTGTCTGTCTGGATAGGAGGCCGCCTGCACCCCCTGGAGGGCGTACCCCCACCCGTGGCTGTCATCCTCATCACGATTGTCATCGCCCTATTCACAGAGTTTGCCAGCAATACGGCCACTATTATCATCTTCCTGCCTGTCCTGGCGGAGCTG gcCATTCGTCTGAAAGTCAATCCACTCTATTTAATGATACCAGGAACAATAGGATGCTCCTATGCATTCATGCTGCCAGTCTCAACGCCTCCTAACtcaattgcattttcttctggacaCTTGATGGTCAAGGATATG GCGAGAACTGGTTTGCTCATGAATCTTATGGGAGTTCTACTTCTTAGCTTGGCTATGAACACATGGGCCAAGAGTATCTTCCAGCTGGGGACCTTCCCTGCGTGGGCTAACATCCATGCAGAAAATGCCACATCACTCTTGCCAGCTGTAGAAAATGTCACTTTAAGTGcactaaataaaatatga
- the SLC13A3 gene encoding solute carrier family 13 member 3 isoform X2 has translation MAALGALVKKAWSVRRAVVLLGAPLALLPVLLSLPAKEGRCLYVILLMALYWCTEALPLAVTALLPIVLFPFLGILPSNKVCPQYFLDTNFLFLSGLIMASAIEEWNLHRRIALRVLMCVGVQPARLILGMMLTTSFLSMWLSNTASTAMMLPIANAILKSLFGEKDTSKEMSRENEETQAPLQQNKLYTVPTEMQFLASTEDKDLAEEKEITSDVLSDLKKEEEYKNNIWKGFLISIPYAASIGGTATLTGTAPNLILLGQLKSYFPECDVVNFGSWFMFAFPLMLIFLLMGWLWISILYGGINLRGWRAKKSNLRVDAEARAREVIKEDYQKLGPTKFAEQAIFFFFFMFAVMLFSRDPKFIPGWASFFAPGFISDAVTGITIVIILFFFPSQKPSLKWWFDFKAPNTETQPLLTWRKAQETVPWNIILLLGGGFAMAKGCEESGLSVWIGGRLHPLEGVPPPVAVILITIVIALFTEFASNTATIIIFLPVLAELAIRLKVNPLYLMIPGTIGCSYAFMLPVSTPPNSIAFSSGHLMVKDMARTGLLMNLMGVLLLSLAMNTWAKSIFQLGTFPAWANIHAENATSLLPAVENVTLSALNKI, from the exons ATGGCGGCGCTGGGGGCGCTGGTGAAGAAGGCGTGGAGCGTGCGGCGTGccgtggtgctgctgggggcgCCGCTGGCGCTGCTGCCCGTGCTGCTCAGCCTGCCCGCCAAG GAAGGAAGATGTCTCTACGTGATCCTACTGATGGCACTGTATTGGTGCACGGAGGCACTGCCCCTGGCtgtgacagctctgctgcccatcgtcctctttcccttcctggGCATCCTCCCATCTAACAAAGTTTGCCCGCAGTATTTTTTAGACACCAATTTCCTCTTTCTCAGTGGTTTGATCATGGCATCAGCCATCGAGGAGTGGAATTTGCACCGCAGGATCGCACTCCGGGTGCTGATGTGTGTGGGAGTGCAGCCAGCCAG aCTAATTTTAGGGATGATGTTGACGACGTCTTTCCTGTCTATGTGGTTAAGTAACACTGCCTCCACTGCTATGATGCTTCCAATTGCAAATGCAATTTTGAAAAGCCTCTTTGGGGAGAAAGACACATCTAAGGAGATGAGcagggaaaatgaagaaacacaaG caccTTTACAGCAGAATAAACTTTACACTGTACCAACTGAGATGCAGTTTCTGGCAAGTACTGAGGA CAAAGATCTGGCGGAGGAGAAGGAGATCACCAGCGACGTTCTCTCAGACttaaagaaggaggaagagtACAAAAATAACATATGGAAAGGCTTCCTCATCTCCATCCCGTATGCAGCCAGCATTGGGGGGACAGCAACGCTGACGGGAACCGCACCAAACCTCATCCTTCTGGGACAGCTGAAGAG TTATTTTCCAGAATGTGATGTGGTGAACTTTGGTTCTTGGTTTATGTTTGCATTTCCTTTaatgctgatttttcttctcatggGATGGCTATGGATCTCCATCCTGTACGGAGGAATTAATCTGAG GGGCTGGAGAGCAAAAAAGTCAAATCTAAGAGTGGATGCGGAAGCCCGGGCCAGAGAAGTGATAAAGGAGGACTACCAGAAACTGGGCCCGACAAA GTTTGCGGAACAggcaattttcttcttcttcttcatgttTGCTGTCATGCTTTTCTCCAGGGATCCCAAATTCATTCCAGGCTGGGCCAGCTTCTTTGCACCGGG GTTTATCTCTGACGCGGTTACAGGAATCACCATTGTGATCATACTGTTCTTCTTCCCCTCACAAAAACCTTCCCTCAAGTGGTGGTTTGACTTCAAAG CACCAAACACTGAGACGCAGCCCCTGCTGACGTGGAGGAAGGCCCAGGAAACAGTGCCCTGGAACATCATCCTGCTGCTCGGAGGGGGCTTCGCCATGGCAAAGGGCTGTGAG GAGTCTGGTCTGTCTGTCTGGATAGGAGGCCGCCTGCACCCCCTGGAGGGCGTACCCCCACCCGTGGCTGTCATCCTCATCACGATTGTCATCGCCCTATTCACAGAGTTTGCCAGCAATACGGCCACTATTATCATCTTCCTGCCTGTCCTGGCGGAGCTG gcCATTCGTCTGAAAGTCAATCCACTCTATTTAATGATACCAGGAACAATAGGATGCTCCTATGCATTCATGCTGCCAGTCTCAACGCCTCCTAACtcaattgcattttcttctggacaCTTGATGGTCAAGGATATG GCGAGAACTGGTTTGCTCATGAATCTTATGGGAGTTCTACTTCTTAGCTTGGCTATGAACACATGGGCCAAGAGTATCTTCCAGCTGGGGACCTTCCCTGCGTGGGCTAACATCCATGCAGAAAATGCCACATCACTCTTGCCAGCTGTAGAAAATGTCACTTTAAGTGcactaaataaaatatga